From Halorubrum salinarum, the proteins below share one genomic window:
- a CDS encoding aldo/keto reductase: MDYRRLGNTGLSVSELCFGTWRFGRETNGVVETGREESHELLDAAADRGINFIDTANVYGTPNGKSETYIGEWLADRDREDYVIASKVYFPFDGRGEPGPNDSGLGRKHIRAQVEGTLDRLDTDYLDVYYIHRWDDETPIEETMRALDELVAEGKVHHLGASTMAAWQLTKAQWTADVNGYASFDVVQPLHHAGYYEDVKEYLDVCIDQDLAVCPYSPLAGGFLTGKYERADPDDPEQVVAPDGSRASFDDRFERFYLSERGWKVLDAVREVADELDATPAQVALAWLTEWDEFTCVPIVGARTVDQLDENVAAADLDLSDEQWDRIMDARYDPDGNLWGH; this comes from the coding sequence ATGGATTACCGACGGCTCGGGAACACCGGACTCAGCGTCTCGGAGCTCTGCTTCGGCACGTGGCGGTTCGGGCGCGAGACGAACGGCGTCGTGGAGACCGGTCGCGAGGAGTCGCACGAGCTCCTCGACGCGGCCGCGGACCGCGGCATCAACTTCATCGACACGGCCAACGTGTACGGGACGCCGAACGGGAAAAGCGAGACGTACATCGGCGAGTGGCTCGCCGACCGCGACCGCGAGGACTACGTCATCGCCTCGAAGGTGTACTTCCCGTTCGACGGCCGCGGCGAGCCCGGCCCCAACGACTCGGGGCTCGGCCGCAAGCACATCCGCGCGCAGGTCGAGGGCACCCTCGACCGGCTCGACACCGACTACCTCGACGTCTACTACATCCACCGCTGGGACGACGAGACGCCCATCGAGGAGACGATGCGCGCGCTCGACGAGCTGGTCGCCGAGGGGAAGGTCCACCACCTCGGCGCCTCGACGATGGCGGCCTGGCAGCTGACGAAGGCGCAGTGGACCGCCGACGTCAACGGCTACGCCTCCTTCGACGTGGTCCAGCCGCTCCACCACGCGGGCTACTACGAGGACGTGAAGGAGTACCTCGATGTCTGTATCGACCAGGACTTGGCGGTCTGCCCGTACTCCCCGCTCGCGGGCGGGTTCCTCACCGGGAAGTACGAGCGCGCCGACCCCGACGACCCGGAGCAGGTGGTCGCGCCCGACGGCTCGCGCGCGAGCTTCGACGATCGCTTCGAGCGCTTCTACCTCTCCGAGCGCGGCTGGAAGGTGCTCGACGCGGTCCGGGAGGTCGCCGACGAGCTCGACGCGACGCCCGCGCAGGTCGCGCTGGCGTGGCTGACCGAGTGGGACGAGTTCACCTGCGTCCCCATCGTTGGCGCGCGGACGGTCGACCAGCTCGACGAGAACGTCGCGGCCGCCGACCTCGACCTCTCCGACGAGCAGTGGGACCGGATCATGGACGCGCGCTACGACCCCGACGGGAACCTCTGGGGCCACTGA
- a CDS encoding FAD-dependent oxidoreductase, whose translation MDTTATVESVEAVGPDTYALRFTAPEGFAAEPGQFVKLGTEIDGESVARFYTLSSPRVGETFEVTVGIDPDEGGDFSAFLSDAEAGTEMTLSGPFGDQHYDGEPRAVVIAGGPGVGPAVAIAERALDEGAEAAVVYRDDDVAHADRIDALRERGAAVRLLDADEPLTDAVADALTGADGETVFVYGFADLVADAEAAVDAAGGDADAAKVENFG comes from the coding sequence ATGGACACGACAGCGACGGTCGAGTCGGTCGAGGCGGTCGGGCCCGACACGTACGCCCTCCGCTTCACCGCGCCCGAGGGGTTCGCGGCCGAACCCGGACAGTTCGTGAAGCTCGGCACCGAGATCGACGGCGAGTCGGTCGCCCGCTTCTACACCCTCTCGTCGCCCCGCGTCGGCGAGACGTTCGAGGTCACGGTCGGGATCGACCCCGACGAGGGCGGCGACTTCTCGGCGTTCCTCTCGGACGCCGAGGCCGGCACCGAGATGACCCTCTCCGGGCCGTTCGGCGACCAGCACTACGACGGCGAGCCCCGCGCCGTCGTGATCGCGGGGGGTCCCGGGGTCGGCCCCGCGGTCGCCATCGCGGAACGCGCGCTCGACGAGGGCGCCGAGGCCGCGGTCGTCTACCGCGACGACGACGTCGCCCACGCCGACCGGATCGACGCGCTCCGCGAGCGCGGCGCCGCGGTCCGCCTCTTGGACGCGGACGAGCCCCTGACCGACGCCGTCGCCGACGCGCTCACCGGGGCGGACGGAGAGACCGTCTTCGTCTACGGGTTCGCCGACCTCGTAGCCGACGCGGAGGCCGCGGTCGACGCGGCCGGCGGCGACGCCGACGCCGCGAAGGTCGAGAACTTCGGGTAG
- a CDS encoding 2-oxoacid:acceptor oxidoreductase subunit alpha — protein MAADFNWAVGGEAGDGIDSTGKIFAQALSRAGRHVFTSKDFASRIRGGYTAYKVRTSVDKVQSVVDRLDVLIALTPRTIEENLDELHEGSVIIYDGERTTMQDVEIPEGMIGLDVPLKSLAEEAGGAIMRNVVALGAACEVAEFPIENLDSALEKRFKDKGQKLVDNNKEAARAGQSYVAEEYDHEFDYSLETTDEDYVLLNGDEAIGMGAIAAGCRFYAGYPITPATDVMTYLTGRIERYGGHVVQAEDELSAINMALGAARGGARAMTATSGPGIDLMTETFGLIATSETPLVICNVMRSGPSTGMPTKQEQGDLNQMLYGGHGEVPRFVLAPTTIDECFWKTVEAFNLAEKYQVPVYLTADLSMAVTEQTFSPDTFDMDEVEVDRGNVVDETTIDDHMSESGGFQPHEITDDGISPRAFPGTADGAHMSTGLEHDEQGRRTEDTDMRVAQVDKRNRKVETAREREDWSPREFGDADADDLVITWGSNEGALAEAVDILDEEGQDVRVLSVPYIFPRPDLSEDVAAAETTVVVECNEQGQFADLVEHDVLERVDRVNKYNGVRFKADELAAEIKSTLEAGVEA, from the coding sequence ATGGCTGCGGATTTCAACTGGGCTGTCGGCGGGGAGGCCGGCGACGGCATCGACTCGACGGGGAAGATCTTCGCACAGGCGCTTTCCCGCGCGGGTCGGCACGTGTTCACGTCGAAGGACTTCGCATCGCGGATCCGAGGCGGGTACACCGCCTACAAGGTGCGGACCTCCGTCGACAAGGTACAGAGCGTCGTTGACCGGCTCGACGTGCTCATCGCGTTGACGCCCCGGACGATCGAGGAGAACCTCGACGAGCTCCACGAGGGGTCGGTGATCATCTACGACGGCGAGCGGACGACGATGCAGGACGTCGAGATCCCCGAGGGGATGATCGGCCTCGACGTGCCGCTCAAGAGCCTGGCCGAGGAGGCCGGCGGGGCGATCATGCGGAACGTCGTCGCGCTCGGCGCCGCCTGCGAGGTGGCGGAGTTCCCCATCGAGAACCTCGACTCGGCGCTGGAGAAGCGGTTCAAGGACAAGGGACAGAAGCTCGTCGACAACAACAAGGAGGCGGCCCGCGCGGGGCAGTCGTACGTCGCCGAGGAGTACGACCACGAGTTCGACTACTCGCTGGAGACCACCGACGAGGACTACGTCCTCCTCAACGGGGACGAGGCGATCGGCATGGGCGCCATCGCGGCCGGCTGCCGCTTCTACGCCGGCTACCCGATCACGCCCGCGACCGACGTGATGACGTACCTCACCGGCCGCATCGAGCGGTACGGCGGCCACGTCGTCCAGGCGGAAGACGAGCTGTCGGCGATCAACATGGCGCTCGGCGCGGCCCGCGGCGGCGCCCGCGCGATGACGGCGACCTCCGGGCCGGGGATCGACCTGATGACCGAGACGTTCGGGCTCATCGCCACCTCCGAGACGCCGCTCGTCATCTGTAACGTGATGCGCTCGGGCCCCTCGACGGGGATGCCGACGAAACAGGAGCAGGGCGACTTGAACCAGATGCTGTACGGCGGCCACGGCGAGGTGCCGCGGTTCGTCCTCGCGCCGACCACCATCGACGAGTGCTTCTGGAAGACGGTCGAGGCGTTCAACCTCGCCGAGAAGTACCAGGTCCCCGTCTACCTCACCGCCGACCTCTCGATGGCGGTCACCGAGCAGACGTTCTCCCCGGACACCTTCGACATGGACGAGGTGGAGGTCGACCGCGGGAACGTCGTCGACGAGACGACGATCGACGACCACATGAGCGAGTCGGGCGGCTTCCAGCCCCACGAGATCACCGACGACGGGATCTCGCCGCGGGCGTTCCCCGGCACGGCCGACGGCGCGCACATGTCCACCGGCCTCGAACACGACGAGCAGGGCCGCCGGACCGAGGACACCGACATGCGCGTCGCGCAGGTCGACAAGCGCAACCGGAAAGTGGAGACGGCCCGCGAGCGCGAGGACTGGAGCCCGCGCGAGTTCGGCGACGCGGACGCCGACGACCTCGTCATCACCTGGGGGTCGAACGAGGGCGCGCTCGCCGAGGCGGTCGACATCCTCGACGAGGAGGGCCAGGACGTTCGGGTCCTCTCGGTCCCGTACATCTTCCCGCGGCCGGACCTCTCGGAGGACGTGGCGGCGGCCGAGACGACGGTCGTCGTCGAGTGTAACGAGCAGGGGCAGTTCGCGGACCTCGTCGAGCACGACGTGCTCGAACGGGTCGACCGCGTGAACAAGTACAACGGCGTGCGGTTCAAGGCCGACGAACTCGCAGCGGAGATCAAGTCGACCCTCGAAGCGGGGGTGGAGGCGTAA
- a CDS encoding 2-oxoacid:ferredoxin oxidoreductase subunit beta, producing the protein MSSDIRFTDFKSDKQPTWCPGCGDFGTMNGMMKALAETGNDPDNTFVVAGIGCSGKIGTYMHSYALHGVHGRALPVGTGVKMARPDIEVMVAGGDGDGYSIGAGHFVHAVRRNVDMTYVVMDNRIYGLTKGQASPTSREDFETSTSPEGPKQPPVNPHALALASGATFIAQSFSSDALRHQEIIQEAIEHDGFGFVNVYSPCVTFNDVDTYDYFRDSLVDLKEADHDPTDREAAKDVILDNEKEHQGVIYKDESSVPYHEQHGVDEDMSVLPDGAPEGATDLVREFY; encoded by the coding sequence ATGAGCTCAGACATTCGATTCACCGACTTCAAGTCCGACAAGCAGCCGACGTGGTGCCCGGGATGCGGCGACTTCGGGACGATGAACGGGATGATGAAGGCGCTCGCGGAGACGGGGAACGACCCCGACAACACCTTCGTCGTCGCCGGCATCGGCTGTTCCGGGAAGATCGGCACGTACATGCACAGCTACGCGCTCCACGGCGTTCACGGGCGCGCGCTCCCCGTCGGGACCGGCGTCAAGATGGCCCGGCCCGACATCGAAGTGATGGTCGCCGGCGGCGACGGCGACGGCTACTCCATCGGCGCGGGCCACTTCGTCCACGCCGTCCGGCGCAACGTCGACATGACGTACGTCGTGATGGACAACCGCATCTACGGGCTGACGAAGGGACAGGCCTCCCCGACCTCCCGCGAGGACTTCGAGACCTCCACGAGCCCCGAGGGGCCGAAGCAGCCCCCGGTCAACCCGCACGCGCTCGCGCTCGCCTCGGGCGCGACGTTCATCGCGCAGTCGTTCTCCTCGGACGCGCTCCGCCACCAGGAGATCATCCAGGAGGCCATCGAGCACGACGGGTTCGGCTTCGTCAACGTCTACTCGCCGTGCGTCACCTTCAACGACGTCGACACCTACGACTACTTCCGCGACTCGCTGGTCGACCTGAAGGAGGCGGACCACGACCCGACCGACCGCGAGGCGGCGAAGGACGTCATCCTCGACAACGAGAAGGAACACCAGGGCGTCATCTACAAGGACGAGTCGTCGGTGCCGTACCACGAGCAGCACGGCGTCGACGAGGACATGTCCGTGCTCCCGGACGGCGCCCCCGAGGGCGCGACCGACCTCGTCCGCGAGTTCTACTGA
- a CDS encoding digeranylgeranylglycerophospholipid reductase has protein sequence MVDRYDVAIAGAGPAGAQCARDLATRDYDVVVLETESEDEFPRQSNKSTAGTFPSMMSSFGIPDDVVMSYTDDVVLESPNEYYESYQPGAVLEFAEFKRFLVEDGRENGAEYRFDARVSRPILDDDGVIEGMRYNGDEEVYADVVIDATGPAAPLASALDVVDLERENQAIGIEYEMEGVEMNHPEYADLRRAMMLRLDHDIAPGGYSWIFATGEDTAKVGICYIQNDRHREFAEAGKTVDGYLDDWVSRDPRFADAERIDGKVHRGSAHIQMPDEMHTDRFLAIGDTVPTIDPLWGEGIHKGMKSARAAAATVDRCLTDSERRLDAESLAVYERLWHRDVAPRMKARLMLTRLLYLAPNERYDRFMRDLKEAEENTLERANQGDKRAMAKLLHLDDIPLLTKFARERLDV, from the coding sequence ATGGTTGATCGCTACGACGTCGCTATCGCCGGCGCCGGGCCGGCGGGCGCGCAGTGCGCCCGCGACCTGGCGACGCGCGACTACGACGTCGTCGTCTTGGAGACGGAGTCGGAAGACGAGTTCCCGCGACAGAGCAACAAGTCGACCGCCGGCACGTTCCCGTCGATGATGTCCTCGTTCGGGATCCCCGACGACGTCGTGATGTCCTACACCGACGACGTGGTGCTGGAGTCGCCAAACGAGTACTACGAGAGCTACCAGCCCGGAGCGGTGTTGGAGTTCGCGGAGTTCAAGCGGTTCCTCGTCGAGGACGGCCGCGAGAACGGCGCCGAGTACCGCTTCGACGCGCGCGTCTCCCGACCGATCCTCGACGACGACGGCGTCATCGAGGGGATGCGGTACAACGGCGACGAGGAGGTGTACGCCGACGTGGTGATCGACGCGACCGGCCCGGCCGCGCCGCTCGCGAGCGCGCTCGACGTCGTCGACCTCGAACGCGAGAACCAGGCGATCGGCATCGAGTACGAGATGGAGGGCGTCGAGATGAACCACCCGGAGTACGCGGACCTCCGACGGGCGATGATGCTCCGTCTGGACCACGACATCGCGCCGGGCGGCTACTCGTGGATCTTCGCGACCGGCGAGGACACCGCGAAGGTGGGCATCTGTTACATCCAGAACGACCGCCACCGCGAGTTCGCCGAGGCGGGCAAGACCGTCGACGGCTACCTCGACGACTGGGTGAGCCGCGACCCGCGGTTCGCCGACGCCGAGCGCATCGACGGGAAGGTCCACCGCGGCTCCGCGCACATCCAGATGCCCGACGAGATGCACACGGACCGCTTCCTCGCGATCGGCGATACCGTGCCGACCATCGACCCGCTGTGGGGCGAGGGGATCCACAAGGGCATGAAGTCCGCCCGCGCCGCGGCGGCCACCGTCGACCGGTGTCTCACGGACTCGGAGCGCCGCCTCGACGCCGAAAGCCTTGCGGTGTACGAGCGGCTGTGGCACCGCGACGTGGCCCCGCGGATGAAGGCGCGGCTGATGCTCACGCGGCTGCTGTACCTCGCGCCCAACGAGCGCTACGACCGGTTCATGCGCGACCTCAAGGAGGCGGAGGAGAACACCCTCGAACGGGCGAACCAGGGCGACAAGCGCGCGATGGCGAAGCTGCTTCACCTCGACGACATCCCGCTGCTCACGAAGTTCGCCCGCGAGCGACTCGACGTCTGA
- the citZ gene encoding citrate synthase, giving the protein MADELKRGLEGVLVAESDLSYVDGEVGKLVYRGYDIEDLARGATYEEVLYLLWHGSLPNAAELDSFAADLAAEREVNDDVIETVRALADAGERPMAALRTATSMLSAYDADAEGDAGEATLRQGRRITAKIPTVLAAFERVRQGEEPVAPDPDLSHAGNFLYMLTGTEPDAVSEETFDMALTLHADHGLNASTFTAMVIGSTMADVYSGVTGGIGALSGPLHGGANQDVMEVLHEIDASAKDPVQWVKDRQDDGGRIPGFGHRVYKVKDPRAKILEEKLRDLAESSGDTKWLDYTTAIEEYLTDQGLVEKGIAPNVDFYSGSVYDSLGIPLDMYTPIFAMSRVGGWIAHVAEYQEDNRLIRPRARYTGPEDAEFVPIDER; this is encoded by the coding sequence ATGGCAGATGAGTTAAAGCGCGGGCTCGAAGGCGTCCTCGTCGCGGAGTCGGATCTGAGCTACGTCGACGGCGAGGTCGGCAAGCTCGTGTATCGCGGGTACGACATCGAGGACCTCGCGCGCGGGGCGACGTACGAGGAGGTGCTGTACCTGCTGTGGCACGGCTCCCTACCCAACGCCGCGGAGCTCGACTCGTTCGCCGCCGACCTCGCGGCGGAGCGCGAGGTGAACGACGACGTCATCGAGACGGTCCGCGCCCTGGCGGACGCGGGCGAGCGGCCGATGGCCGCGCTCCGCACCGCGACGTCGATGCTGTCGGCGTACGACGCCGACGCCGAGGGCGACGCCGGCGAGGCCACCCTCCGTCAGGGCCGCCGGATCACGGCGAAGATCCCGACGGTCCTCGCCGCGTTCGAGCGCGTCCGTCAGGGCGAGGAGCCGGTCGCCCCCGACCCGGACCTCTCGCACGCCGGGAACTTCCTCTACATGCTCACCGGGACCGAGCCCGACGCCGTGAGCGAGGAGACGTTCGACATGGCGCTCACGCTCCACGCCGACCACGGGCTCAACGCCTCCACGTTCACCGCGATGGTGATCGGCTCGACGATGGCCGACGTCTACTCCGGCGTCACCGGCGGCATCGGCGCGCTCTCCGGTCCCCTCCACGGCGGAGCCAACCAGGACGTGATGGAGGTGCTCCACGAGATCGACGCCTCCGCGAAGGACCCCGTCCAGTGGGTGAAAGACCGGCAGGACGACGGCGGGCGCATCCCCGGGTTCGGGCACCGCGTCTACAAGGTGAAAGACCCCCGGGCGAAGATCCTCGAAGAGAAGCTCCGCGACCTCGCCGAGTCGTCCGGCGACACGAAGTGGCTCGACTACACCACCGCCATCGAGGAGTACCTCACCGACCAGGGGCTCGTCGAGAAGGGGATCGCCCCGAACGTCGACTTCTACTCCGGCTCCGTCTACGACTCGCTCGGCATCCCGCTCGACATGTACACGCCCATCTTCGCGATGAGCCGCGTCGGCGGGTGGATCGCCCACGTCGCAGAGTACCAGGAGGACAACCGCCTCATCCGCCCGCGCGCGCGGTACACCGGCCCCGAGGACGCCGAGTTCGTCCCCATCGACGAGCGATAG
- a CDS encoding PINc/VapC family ATPase produces MNVVPDTSAVVDGRVSERVADGTYESVTVFVPEAVVGELESQANDGLESGWDGLSELKRLADYADDGRIELRYVGERASGDARSNAHEGDVDALIRDLAADHDATLLSSDVVQAEVARAKGLDVEYVEPVARGVVDELPIQDFFTDETMSVHLKTGTVPKAKRGSLGEMRYVEIADEPTDEAQMREWANSIVDLARQSNEGFIELSDDGMDIVQFRNYRIAVARPPFADGIEITAVRPIAKTSLDDYEFADELRERFQERKRGVLISGSPGAGKSTFAQAVAEFLNDSDYAVKTMEKPRDLQVGPEITQYGALGGAMENTADSLLLVRPDYTIYDEVRKTDDFEVFSDMRMAGVGMVGVVHASRAIDALQRLVGRVELGMIPQIVDTVVYIEAGEVHTVYDVTTEVKVPAGLTAEDLARPVIQVSNFETGRPEYEIYTFNRQVVTVPLNEDGGEADGDSGVGRIAKKEIEREIKSVAHGHVDVELNGDDEAVVYVTEGDIGTVIGKGGGRIADIESRLGIDIDVRTHDEKPGGSGPGAPGGAADNGRGDGQVGAERGTVVAPEITSRHVVIDVDDGVGETVEVRADGEYLFTATVGRGGEVQVSRGSAIAEELEDAIDRNRTVTVVPAR; encoded by the coding sequence ATGAACGTAGTACCGGACACGAGCGCGGTCGTCGACGGCCGCGTGTCCGAACGCGTCGCGGACGGGACCTACGAGTCGGTCACCGTGTTCGTCCCGGAGGCGGTCGTCGGCGAGCTCGAGTCGCAGGCCAACGACGGGCTCGAATCGGGCTGGGACGGGCTGAGCGAGCTGAAGCGGCTCGCCGACTACGCCGACGACGGCCGGATCGAGCTGCGGTACGTCGGCGAGCGCGCGAGCGGCGACGCCCGCTCGAACGCCCACGAGGGCGACGTGGACGCGCTGATCCGCGACCTGGCCGCCGACCACGACGCGACGCTGCTGTCGAGCGACGTGGTCCAGGCCGAGGTCGCCCGCGCGAAGGGGCTCGACGTCGAGTACGTCGAGCCGGTCGCCCGCGGCGTCGTCGACGAGCTCCCGATCCAGGACTTCTTCACCGACGAGACGATGTCCGTCCACCTCAAGACGGGGACCGTCCCGAAGGCGAAGCGCGGGAGCCTCGGCGAGATGCGCTACGTCGAGATCGCCGACGAGCCGACCGACGAGGCCCAGATGCGCGAGTGGGCCAACTCGATCGTCGACCTCGCCCGCCAGTCGAACGAGGGGTTCATCGAGCTCTCGGACGACGGGATGGACATCGTCCAGTTCCGCAACTACCGGATCGCGGTCGCCCGACCGCCGTTCGCGGACGGCATCGAGATCACCGCGGTCAGGCCGATCGCGAAGACGAGCCTTGACGACTACGAGTTCGCCGACGAGCTCCGCGAGCGGTTCCAAGAGCGCAAGCGCGGCGTGCTCATCTCCGGGTCGCCCGGGGCGGGGAAGTCGACGTTCGCGCAGGCGGTCGCCGAGTTCCTGAACGACAGCGACTACGCGGTGAAGACGATGGAGAAGCCGCGCGACCTCCAGGTCGGCCCGGAGATCACGCAGTACGGCGCGCTCGGCGGCGCAATGGAGAACACCGCCGACTCGCTCCTCTTAGTCCGCCCCGACTACACCATCTACGACGAGGTCCGGAAGACGGACGACTTCGAGGTGTTCTCGGACATGCGGATGGCCGGCGTCGGGATGGTCGGCGTCGTCCACGCCTCCCGCGCCATCGACGCGCTCCAGCGGCTGGTCGGCCGCGTCGAGCTCGGGATGATCCCCCAGATCGTCGACACCGTCGTCTACATCGAGGCCGGCGAGGTCCACACCGTCTACGACGTGACCACCGAGGTGAAGGTGCCCGCCGGACTCACGGCCGAGGACCTCGCTCGCCCGGTCATCCAAGTCTCGAACTTCGAGACGGGGCGGCCCGAGTACGAGATCTACACGTTCAACCGGCAGGTCGTCACGGTGCCGCTGAACGAGGACGGCGGCGAGGCGGACGGCGACTCCGGCGTCGGCCGCATCGCCAAGAAGGAGATCGAACGCGAGATCAAGTCGGTCGCGCACGGCCACGTCGACGTGGAGCTCAACGGCGATGACGAGGCGGTCGTCTACGTCACCGAGGGCGACATCGGCACGGTGATCGGGAAAGGCGGCGGCCGTATCGCCGACATCGAGAGCCGACTCGGGATCGACATCGACGTCCGGACGCACGACGAGAAGCCCGGCGGGTCGGGCCCGGGCGCCCCGGGCGGCGCCGCCGACAACGGCCGCGGCGACGGACAGGTCGGGGCCGAGCGCGGGACGGTGGTCGCGCCGGAGATCACCTCGCGGCACGTCGTCATCGACGTCGACGACGGCGTCGGCGAGACGGTGGAGGTGCGCGCCGACGGCGAGTACCTCTTCACCGCCACCGTCGGCCGCGGCGGCGAGGTCCAGGTCTCCCGCGGCTCCGCCATCGCCGAGGAGCTGGAGGACGCGATCGACCGGAACCGCACGGTGACGGTCGTTCCGGCGCGGTAA
- a CDS encoding type 1 glutamine amidotransferase, whose translation MTRLRFALLNAAHDGANTRRNFRREIDADLVEFDAVDGDLPDHTEFDGVVVTGSRSSVYWDEAWIPPLVDYVAEAADAGVPVLGVCYGHQVLAEALGGRVAGMDGFEIGYNEIRRVRDDPLFEGIGETFTAFTTHGDAVVELPPSATLLAENDRGVHAFRDGHCWGVQFHPEYDAETARDVTDGKRDQIGDARVDAVLESITPEAYDAACEAKALFENFTAYAERLAAERADAAAADD comes from the coding sequence ATGACTCGCCTCCGGTTCGCCCTGTTGAACGCCGCCCACGACGGCGCGAACACCCGTCGGAACTTCCGCCGCGAGATCGACGCCGACCTCGTCGAGTTCGACGCCGTCGACGGCGACCTCCCCGACCACACCGAGTTCGACGGCGTCGTCGTGACCGGATCGCGCTCGTCGGTCTACTGGGACGAGGCGTGGATCCCCCCGCTCGTCGACTACGTCGCCGAAGCGGCCGACGCCGGCGTCCCGGTCCTCGGCGTCTGCTACGGCCACCAGGTGCTCGCGGAGGCGCTCGGCGGCCGCGTCGCCGGCATGGACGGCTTCGAGATCGGCTACAACGAGATCCGACGGGTGCGCGACGACCCGCTGTTCGAGGGGATCGGCGAGACGTTCACGGCCTTCACGACTCACGGCGACGCGGTGGTCGAACTCCCGCCGTCCGCGACGCTGCTGGCCGAGAACGACCGCGGCGTCCACGCGTTCCGCGACGGCCACTGCTGGGGCGTCCAGTTCCACCCCGAGTACGACGCCGAGACCGCCCGCGACGTGACGGACGGCAAGCGCGACCAGATCGGCGACGCGCGCGTGGACGCCGTCCTGGAATCGATCACGCCCGAGGCGTACGACGCCGCCTGCGAGGCGAAGGCGCTGTTCGAGAACTTCACCGCCTACGCCGAGCGGCTGGCGGCCGAGCGGGCGGACGCCGCCGCCGCTGACGACTGA
- a CDS encoding alpha/beta fold hydrolase has translation MPHATNAGVEIRYEVDAPDAGDSDEAVVFCGDVGLGAWQFGWQHAALAGPHTAITPETRGVGRSDAPPGPYGVEALAADLDAVCAAEGIRNAHLVGYGLGGMVALTAALASSRPASLALIGTPPAGDAYNPAGVWADPSDPAAVEGSLSGLLSPDFRQAHPDAVSRIAEWRLTEDADRETYAAHRAAVEGFDLTDGLFEVTTPALVVHGTDDTACPVTAGETLAEGLPRGEFHSIEGARHLVGVEASAAVNDLLVGWLAEHAGDPFA, from the coding sequence ATGCCCCACGCGACCAACGCCGGCGTCGAGATCCGCTACGAGGTCGACGCGCCCGACGCGGGCGACTCCGACGAGGCGGTCGTGTTCTGCGGCGACGTCGGCCTCGGCGCGTGGCAGTTCGGCTGGCAACACGCCGCGCTGGCGGGGCCGCACACGGCGATCACGCCGGAGACGCGCGGCGTCGGCCGGTCGGACGCCCCGCCCGGCCCCTACGGGGTCGAGGCGCTCGCGGCCGACCTCGACGCGGTCTGTGCGGCCGAGGGGATCCGCAACGCCCACCTCGTCGGCTACGGCCTCGGCGGGATGGTCGCGCTGACGGCGGCGCTGGCCTCCTCGCGGCCGGCGAGCCTCGCCCTGATCGGGACGCCGCCCGCGGGCGACGCGTACAACCCCGCCGGCGTCTGGGCCGACCCGAGCGACCCGGCCGCGGTCGAGGGGTCGCTCTCCGGGCTGCTCTCGCCCGACTTCCGGCAGGCGCACCCGGACGCGGTCTCGCGGATCGCGGAGTGGCGCCTCACCGAAGACGCCGACCGCGAGACGTACGCGGCCCACCGCGCCGCGGTCGAGGGGTTCGACCTGACCGACGGGCTCTTCGAGGTGACGACGCCGGCGTTGGTCGTCCACGGCACCGACGACACCGCCTGTCCGGTCACGGCCGGCGAGACGCTCGCCGAGGGGCTCCCGCGCGGGGAGTTCCACTCGATCGAGGGCGCCCGACACCTCGTCGGCGTCGAGGCGTCGGCCGCCGTCAACGACCTGCTCGTCGGGTGGCTCGCCGAGCACGCGGGCGACCCGTTCGCGTAG